A stretch of Paludisphaera borealis DNA encodes these proteins:
- a CDS encoding fatty acid desaturase family protein, giving the protein MSVSEVVVRPAFDDVVLQRRIMRLRQADNVTNLLYLAREYACLIVAIGTTVAFAESRAAWGLSWLWNIPIFAAAIVVVGALQHRLAGLGHESSHYTFLKNRFLNDLIPDLFCMFPLMTSVHFYRVFHMAHHQYTNDPERDPDLLNLGRGKRAFEFPMSRSRFIAVVYFCMFVAPLRFAEYQFAYMTVNTLGKGKSIYRRRDGADHGRFEIYIPRLATALGVLYVVGLNILFGWMRTTHQPGWIVPAGLLAGTLATLILRALPDWAVFQSPFRQVYSTRFSGAARLWFFTVAFIVLSLLRYQTDGRSAMYVILLWFVPMLTTFPFFMLLRDVYQHSNADTGRLTNSRVFFADPFTRWAVFVYGQDMHIPHHLFPAIPHYRLAELHELLKETHDAYGAQVVECHGTFVGDDAHPTILDEMTKPRAPFGRGEPVTS; this is encoded by the coding sequence ATGAGCGTCTCAGAGGTGGTCGTCCGTCCCGCGTTTGACGATGTCGTCCTTCAGCGGCGGATCATGCGGCTGCGACAGGCTGACAACGTCACCAATTTGCTGTACCTCGCCCGCGAGTACGCCTGCCTGATCGTGGCGATCGGAACGACGGTGGCGTTCGCGGAATCGCGGGCGGCGTGGGGGTTGTCGTGGTTGTGGAACATTCCCATCTTCGCGGCGGCGATCGTCGTGGTGGGGGCGTTGCAGCATCGGCTGGCCGGGCTGGGTCATGAGTCGTCGCATTACACGTTCCTCAAGAACCGGTTCCTCAACGACCTGATCCCCGACCTGTTCTGCATGTTCCCGCTCATGACGTCGGTGCACTTCTACCGCGTCTTCCACATGGCCCATCACCAGTACACCAACGACCCCGAGCGCGATCCCGACCTGCTGAACCTGGGCCGTGGCAAGCGGGCGTTCGAGTTCCCGATGAGCCGCAGCCGGTTCATCGCGGTGGTCTACTTCTGCATGTTCGTCGCGCCGTTGCGGTTCGCGGAGTACCAGTTCGCGTACATGACCGTGAACACGCTGGGCAAGGGCAAAAGCATCTACCGACGCCGCGACGGCGCCGACCACGGCCGGTTCGAGATCTACATCCCGAGGCTGGCGACGGCTTTAGGGGTGCTTTACGTCGTCGGGCTGAACATTCTGTTCGGCTGGATGCGGACGACCCACCAGCCGGGCTGGATCGTGCCGGCGGGCCTACTGGCGGGAACCCTCGCCACACTGATCCTTCGGGCGCTGCCGGACTGGGCCGTCTTCCAGTCGCCGTTCCGCCAGGTTTATTCGACCCGGTTCTCGGGCGCGGCGAGGCTCTGGTTCTTCACGGTCGCCTTCATCGTGCTGTCGCTCTTGCGATACCAGACCGACGGACGGTCGGCGATGTACGTGATCTTGCTCTGGTTCGTGCCGATGCTGACGACGTTCCCGTTCTTCATGCTGCTCCGCGACGTCTACCAGCACTCGAACGCCGACACCGGGCGGCTGACGAACTCGCGGGTCTTCTTCGCCGACCCGTTCACGCGGTGGGCGGTGTTCGTCTACGGGCAGGATATGCACATCCCCCACCACCTGTTCCCGGCCATCCCGCACTACCGGCTCGCCGAGCTGCACGAGCTGCTCAAGGAGACCCACGACGCCTACGGCGCGCAGGTCGTGGAATGCCACGGCACGTTCGTCGGCGACGACGCCCACCCGACGATCCTCGACGAGATGACCAAACCGAGAGCCCCATTCGGCCGTGGCGAGCCCGTGACGTCCTGA